The genomic window TGCACTGGGGAGGAACATAGTCTCCTCCCACCCTGGCTTCGGGAGAGTCCCCATAGCAAGAGGTCTTATCCCTGCCTCTTCAGTTCCCCAAATCTGAGGGTCCCCAAGGCACAAGCTGTCTGTACCAAGCACCTTAAGATGTCTCCActcccagtcctccatgcaaaaGGGCCCAGAGAGGCCCAGTGACCAACCCAGGGCCAGGCTGTTGCAGGAGGGCTTGGACCCTGTCACAGAAGAGGATTGGGGCAGGGTGGAAACTCACGGGCAGGGGTGGCACCAGTAGGATGAGGAAGTGCAGGGCCATGGACATGGCCACAGCGGCCAGCAGCCAAGGGTTCAGCCAGGGTGGCATCCGCAGCAATGACTGGTTCTCTGAGACACTGCCGAGGGCACAGGGTGCTCACTGCAGGCCCGGACGTGAGCATGCCCTGCTGTGGGCAGCCATCCACCCATGGGGAGGCGTGGGGGCGGCCTGGGCTTCAGCATTTCCCTAATTGGGCCTGTAGGCTGGAGCACTTCTGGGAGGCCAGTGTAGCCAGAAGGGGTGGGTCACAGTTATTTGCTCAGCCCCCAGTGGCCTGTCCCAGGGCTTGGAtgccctttctctgtccctcagaCCCAATCTTGGCCCCTCTATTTATTCAGGCCCCGATCATAGTCTTCTTTGTTCCCTAAATCTCAATTCTGGCCCCACTTACTCTCAAAAGCCACTCTGGGACCCTCTGACACTTAGGCCCTAATCCCGACCCCCCTGATCCTCAGACCTGGGCCCTGACTGGCCCTCAGCCTCCCAACTTAGGCCTCACTCCCCCTCTCTCAGCCCCAGCTCCAGGCCCTCTGCCTAGCCCACCTGTTGAGGGCGTTGCACATTTCAATGGTCACCAGCACAGACAAGGCCATGGTTGTGGGAAAGCGTGACTCGAAGACCTCGCAGTCAATGTCAGCAAAGAGCAGGTTGTCCTTGGAGCACTTCAGGAAGTTCCTCTGAGGGCAccaaggtggggtggggtggggttcgGGAAAACAGTGATCAGGGGAGGGGCCAGTGTGTGGGAAGAGGGAAGCCTGGCTCCATCTTCAACCCCCATCTGAGAACATAATACAACCACTGGGCAAAGTGCTGCTGTGCGGGTGTGGTGGGCCCAAGGAGGGGCATTGATCCAGGATGGGGCCCAAGGAGGGGCTACATGGTGCTGGAGAAAAAGGCAGGCCATTGTGGGGCAGGAgtatggagggacagagggagatcagCTAGCATTAGGATGGGGAGGACAGAAGAGGGCCCCGGGCTGAGAGGGAGGAGGATATGGGGGCTCTACCCGGAAGGTGCCTGGAATATCGGAGGtgcaggagtgggggtggtgaCTTACTGGGACCACGGAATAAGTAAATGTACATGAAATCCAATCAGCCAAATTGCTTGAATAGAATTCACCTTTGGTGCTATTAAGTAAGATTCCATTCATATCTCCCTCCATTTCTGCCACTGAAATTGAGCTCTACCAGACTCGCCTTTTGCTTACAATGTGGATTAATGAATTGCTAGGTGCAGGCTTACTACATGGCTTCTTCATAATTAACAACAAGATCTCAGGGCTCTATAGAGGATGTGGCCACTGCCGCTGCAGTCCTAGGGGACAGTGCTCTTCCTGTTCATAGACTTCGCTTACAGATTCTGCTGTGATAAGATGCTGAGCTGAGGACATGCGTGAGAACGACTCTGTTTTCTTCCACAATACTGGGATGAGTGTGAATGTAACAGTTAAACAGCTTCCTTCTTCCAGTAACATAAATTTGTTCTCTGGACTATCATCTGAACACAGAGATCTTTTCAGCTAAAGGTTTAAAACCTGGATCCACCCTCGTAGAGAAATCTATATACGATGACAGGCTGTCGGAGCTCCTGTCCAGTAACTAGATCCGTTTTCCCACACTCCATAAATATGGGTAAGGTGACTGTCAGCCAGAAGGGGCCGCTAgcactttcctcttctctctcatgcaggatgaaaatttctaaaagacTACAGCTTGGTTAGATTTCTTACTTTAACAAAGAGATGGAGATCCTGGTCTCATTTAAATCAACAGGGAGAGTTTCTCCAAAATCAAGCTCCAGTATCTGGAACAAGTGCTTGTTTTTATTTGGCACTGATCatagagcaaagaaaatgtcCTGACATTTGATTCCACCCAGAGAACAGGAGGACCAAGGGCCACTTCGTATTGTACCACTCTGGTCAGGCCCCACTTTCCCAGATCTTAATGGCCTACGCAGACATGTGCATTCAAGTGCAGTGTACACACCTTCCACTTGAGCTTGTGCAAGCCTAGAGCCTGCCTTATGCATGTGCAGGgcaaaaaaaaggacaaacaggATCATAGCGAGATGTTGCTATAGAAAAACGCCCTGCCCTTTCAGACCTTCTGGGTTTGTGCCCCTGGTCATGAGTCATGGTGTGGCCTCTTGAATTGTTTATTAGAAGGTACTCAAGGCTGGAACTTTGGTCTCATAGGTTCATTGTGAgccttgtgggggtgggggcttgatTTCTCTGGGTGACGCCACTGTTCTGCCTACTCCTTCCCTTTGCTTCCCTGGCTATTTCCTATTTACCTCATCCTACACGGCCTTCTTGTGTttcattaatataataaatacttaCACAACTCTTACTACGTGCCAAATGTTGGTCTAAGCACTTTACAAGAAATCACTCCGTTCATCGTCCTGACAGCCTTATGAGGCTGAGGCGGGGACCATTattacccattttatagatgaggaaactaactGAGACGTTAAATAGACTGTCCAAAGTTATACAGCTAGTGTGCGGCAGAActaggctccatgctctgtgctcttaaccactctGCTGCCTTTTGACAGCTTCCTTCAGGAACCAAGGGCGGTTCTAGGCAGCTCTGCTGAAACTCCAACAACCGTAGCTGAAAGTTCCACCTTAGGTCTAACCATTGACCACCTCCAAGTCCCACAGCCACCTGTATATTTTTGgctaaagattttcttttgttttctttttaaagattttatttattcattccatttatttatttatttgatacagagagagcgtgcacaagatAGGGAATACTAGGccgaaaggaaagggagaagcaggctccccacagagcagggacagcccaatgtgggactcgatcccaggaccccaggatcatgacctgagctgaaggcagtcgcttaaccagctgagccacccaggtccccggCTGAAGCTTTTCACCTTAAAATGTGACTGCTACTTCCATGCTCTTCCCAGGTCTTTGCAGAGCCTTGGTCTGCTTGGTGACTGGCATCCAGTTGATGCTTACTAGCCATTTCTTGGCCAGATGGATAAATGAGAAATGGAATAACCTGAAGACAGTTGGTAAGGTGGCACCAACGGGACTGGGGACTAATGAGTAGTGGGTGTGGGGTATGACCTCCAGCTGTCTGGCATGGGTGGCCAGGTCAGCAGTAGAACAGAGATGGGGGTAAAGGAAAGGGATTATCTGGGGAAAGGTGATAGATTTGATTTTGGTAAGTGCAATGGGCCTGTAGGATATCCCAGAGGAGATACCCAGCTGGATACATGGGACTATGCTCAGAAGAAAgatcagggtgggggtgggctgtCCTGGGATGTTTGAGAGCTATTGATAAAGGAGGGTAATAGAGAGAGTGCTGGAAGAAGGCATAGACAGGGTGGTCAGCACACCATTGTTCTATACGTTGCTGCTCCCGTAGGAGCTAAATGAGCAAAGGGTGCCTGAGGCTGGCCTGAGTTGCCTTTCTGGCAAGGACTGGGGAGCATCAGCCTTTGGGATGAGAGTGCAGGCCTATGCTCTGCACTGCTGCCAGGACGGAGAGCCCACATGCTTGAGGGCTAGTGGGTACCAGGAAAGTGTCCCTGAGCTAACTGTACCTAGATGTGAATACTGCAATAATGTCCGAAATCACAGAGCCTCCCAGATGACAGCCGGTGACATGGCAAAGGGTCAGGTACCCCCTTTGAGCTCTTCTATCTACAAGAAGGTAACAAAGACAGGTACACTCAGAGGAAGAAGATCCTAAATCCCTGCAGCTCTCAgctttaaatgaaaaattcacaacTGGCTTTGCTAGATCTGGTGCAAACATTCTTTGAGGTAAAGAAGATGTCCAGGCAGCGGTGCCcaggtggcgcagtcagttaagtgcccaacttggttttggctcaggttgtgatctcagcattgtgagatctacccccgcattgggctctgtactcagcatggagtctgcttggattctttttcctttcccttcttcctctctaccccatgtttattctctctctctcaaataaataaataaatctttaaaaataaaaaaaggaaatgcccaGACAGAGGGACAGACTGACAGACAGCTGCTGAGGGGTCTCCTTGCTTGCTTCTAGAGCTATGCTGAGCTAAGCTAGCTCTGTTGTGGGCACCTGCTAACCAGGTGACTTTAAGAGGTCAGTGGATTCCTTTCTCGAGAAGCGTGTTGTtaaagaggtggaggaggagcctggcagattccttccttccactctcAGTCCCCTTTCTTCGACCCTCTGCCTGAAGTTTTACCTTTCAGGGGTTCATATTTCTGAGCCCTCATTTACAGCCCTCAATTTATCAGGGGTTCCCTGATAAAGGTAAGATGCTTCTGCACAGGTACGCCCCTTGCTAGTCCCCTAACCAAATGAATGGGAGAAGGAGTAACCACCTCTCTGGCTCAGGAGCTGGGTTGCTATCTCTAGTCGTTTCCAGTGGCTTCTGAGATTAGCTCTTTAGATGGTGGATGGCTATGTATGTgtatgggggtagggagggacagCCATGGCCAACCATGGGGTTACAGATCCCTTTCCCCTGGAACTCCAACAACTACTTGGGCTGTGAGTTCTACCTCAGAAATAATCCCAACATGGTCCCTGGCCGTCCTTGCTTACCAGTTGGTAGAAGGTGACGTGAGGTCCCTCGGCATCATAAAGGAACCACCAGGTGGCGGCAGCCACCGTGGCCAGGCCCACGTACACTGCCAGGAGGACAGGAGGAAACTGGCTTTAGTGGCTAGCTGTGGTTTTCTGGCAACCATTTCCCCTTCCTAATAATCACCTGAATTTCTGTCAGGgaaccaccttctccctctctgagttcTGTGGTTTGCAAGCATCTGTCCCTAGTAACAATGGTGGGCCCTGATTGGCAATCAGCATCTGCCACACCCCTAGCCATGGTGATTAGCTAGGAGATAAGCAGGTGACCCAATGTGGGCCAAGAACAGGCGTGAGACTTTTATCATATTACTGAGGGATAGCTCTCTCTTCTGTTGAATTTGGGGTTATAATGGAGTAAATATGAGGGCTACAGCTGCTGCAGCCATCCTTCCACTCCAAGGGGCACCTGCCTAAGCATGGAGTTGAGGCAGAGCCAAAATGTGCCAACAATACTGAGGCCTGGATCCAGCCATACCTGAGGCATGCACTAGTCTTTCCCATTGGATGAGTCCACAATTTCTTTTGGCATAAGCCAGGCTCAGTCATACTATCTGTACTTTGCAAGCCTAAATGATAGAAACTCTCAAGAAACTCCACTGAGGGCCCCACTCACCTCCAATAGCCAGATATCGAAAAAAGAGCCAGCCACTGATGAGGGCCTCACGAGGGTTTCTTGGCAGCTTCTCCATGATGTCCAGGTCTGGTGGATTGAAGCCCAGGGCTGTGGCAGGTAGACCATCTGTCACCAGGTTCACCCAGAGCAGCTGCACAGGGATCAGGGCTTCCGGGAGGCCCAGAATTGCCGTGAGGAAGATGCTGGAACCAGAGTCATAGGCTCTAGTCCCCAGCAACTGGAGGGTCCTGCTCCTACTCATACCCCAGACTGGGAAGCTCACCTACTGTCTCCACAGGAGCCCCTTCCCACTTTGCTAGTTCTGATGTGTGTGCATGGTCCTGCCACGCACTCAGTCTCTCCTGCTCCCAATCTCAGCTCTGGAGCCTGGACATATCTGCTCTTTAGGCCTCTCCTCTTTAGGCCATAACTCCTTTAGGGCATGTATGCATGTGGACAACACATGCCTAAGTACATacacagagttgtttttttttagcaCAGGCTACACAATCACACAAACACAAGTACCTAGATGCTTATCTGGATATGTAGAGATGGCAGAATTCACATGTGTCCAGGCAAACATGTGCTCACCATTCCCCATAGGCATCTCTCACATATGAACCCGAGAATGTACAAATTATATACTGGCACAAATCCTCTGTGCTTATATGTATGCCCAAAGATTCACaaaggcacacatgcacacatgtacacacactttTCACTTGGGTACACACACATCATGCTCACATTAGCTGTGTGCACACATTCATGTACACATGTAAACACATTACCGCCCTGAAGAGCAGCTAGTTCTCACATCTTGCCAACTCTGAATGTAGGATTTATGGCTAGAGGGATGATGGGGGACTTTTTAGGCACCTCCTTGGGGGCTGGAGTACGTACTCCAAGGCCTCTGGAGGAATGATGAGgagctcctgcccctgccctccttGAGGTGAGATCCTAGAAGGCCCCAGCCAGAGCAGGATATGTGTCCCTCCATCCCTATAACCCCATCCCAGGATCAGGCATTTCCCTTGGTGACCTAGAGCTGGTCCAGAGGGCTGGGAAGAGGAAATACAGGGCCTCACCAGACAACCTCGCCTACATTGGAGGAGATGAGGTAGCGGATGAATTGCTTCATGTTGTTGTAGATGGCCCGGCCCTCCTCCACTGCAGCCACGATGGAGGCAAAGTTGTCATCTGATAGCACCATCTCGGCTGCCGACTTTGCCACAGCTGTGCCAGAGCCCATGGCAATACCAATCTCTGCTTTCTTCAGGGCTGGGGCGTCATTCACCCCATCTCCAGTCTAGGGGCCAAGTTAGGTAGGATCATGCCTAAGGAACTTCATTCTCCTTCCTTGACTCCCCTCAACTAAGCCTATCCCCAAACCCAGGAGATGTCCCCAAGGAAGCAGACAGCTGAATAGAAAAATGGTGAGGTTGAAAATGAACTTAGAGATTGGGCTGGGAATGAGGCTTAAGGGAAGGCAAGGGTTGCAGAGCAGCACAATTCTGAAGAGGAGATCAGTTTGAATGTTCTCATCTTCCTGGTGAGGTGGTCTTGGGAAAGAAGGTGGATCTCTGATGGTGGTGGAGATGAAATTCAGGTTGGATGTGGTATAGAAGATGAAATTGAGGTTAAGGACAAAATTAAGGTTAAGTCAAGGATGAGGTCTAGGCTGTGGGTCATGTAAAAGGACCAGGTAGGCGTGATAGCTAAGGTAAAGTTTGGAACCAAGGTGAAGGTCAAGGTCAACACTGGACTCAGgttcaaaactaaaaattagaCTAAGGTAAAGGCCAAGTCAAAATCAGATGCCAAATCAAGGTTATGGTCCACATCAGGAGTGATATCACAGTCAAGGTTGGAGATGCAGTCAAGGTCAAGATTAGAGGCCATTTAAAGTTGAGGTCTACATAAATTATTGGGTTAGGGGTCAAAATCAATGTCAAGGATCTGGTCAGGGTGCAGGTCAAGATTGCAGCCCATAACAGGGTTGAGCTCAAAGTAAAAATCAGATTAAGATGGTCAAGTTCAAGGTCAGAAACCAAGTCAACATGAAGgtcaaaaataaagtcaagaacCAGGTTACAACTGTAGTCAAGATTGATGACCAACTCGGTGTCAAGGTCAAGAATGGGTCACAGGTTAATATTAAAGTCAAGATGAAGGAGTGGGGGTGAAGGCCAACAGAGGCTAAGTCAGGAGTGAGACTGGGATCAAGAATCAGATCAGTGTTGCGAATAGGTCTGTAATGAAGAATGAGACAAAAACTGGGCCCAAACAAAAGGTCCATCCAAAGGTGAATGGGTAAACTGTGGTTATATTTACATGGTGGAATGCTACTAATGATAAAAAAGCAGTCATCTACTGATACCCAAAAAACATGgataaatttcagaagaaaaaagccagacacaagagtGCATACTATATGATCCCATTCATATGAAAATCTAGGACAGGCAATTTATGGTGAAAAAATGGCCTGTTGTGAGAGGAGAGCCCATTGGGGAAGGTACATGAGGGAACTTCTTGTGTCTGTAGTAATGTTCCTCATCTTGATAAGGGTGTAGATGACATGCAAAGGTGTGTCTGCACTTATCAAAACACATCAAATGAATGATATGCTCAAGATTGTGCATTTTATTGCATGTAAGTTTTgcctcaaaaaggaaaagaaatagaaccaCAAAAAAATGCTGCTCTCTAGAGCATGGATTCTAAATTATGTGAAGGTGAAGTGTACTGACGTCTGCAActtactttgaaatttatttaagaaaagatgGATTAAGtttggatagatagataggtattTGCAAAGCAAATAGAATGTTACTTGTAGAATCTAGATCATAGATATTACAGGTGTTTGCtataaaactattttcatttctttctgtgtttgagatttttttttgtaataaaatgtttgaaaaaataagaatgaatcaGAGGCAGAGGTTGTATGTGTTGCTCTTGCTAAGCTCCATGGCCAGTGTTCCCTCcacacctccccacctccactaGGCTCCCATCTGGTGGCCTCACCATGGCAGTGATCTCGTTAAAGGACTGTAGGTTCTCTATGATCCGGGACTTGTGCACAGGTTCTACACGGGCAAAACAGCATGCTGTGCGACAGGCATGGCGCTGCTGCTCAGGGCTGAGGTCATCGAACTCGCGACCTGTGTAGGCCTTCCCTACCACGTCCTCTGTGTCCCCGAAGATACCAAGCCGGCGGCAGATGGCCACAGCTGTGCCTTTGTTGTCCCCTGTGATCATGACCACACGGATGCCAGCTTGGTGGCAGCGTGCGATGCAAGCAGCCACCTCAGGCCTTGGGGGGTCCAGCATGCCCACGCAGCCCACAAAAGTCAGGTCCGTCTGTAGGGAGGGGGCAGATGCAAGTGGGGTCTGGGCCCATGCTCAACCTCCTACCTGCCCAGCCTTTGCAGGGAGACACACAGCTCCCAGCCCAGGGGCTCTGCCCTGCCACCCACCTCGTACTGCACAAACTTGCTGCAGTCGTCCAGCTGCATATCCTCCTTCCGTGGGGGTGCATCCCGAGTGGCCAGCGCCAGGCAGCGCAATGTGTCTGAGCCTGAGCCCCAGTCCCGAATCTTGGCCAGGATTTGCTCCCTGGAGGTGGCATTCAGGGGTACCGTGTGGCTTCCCACTCGGACTGAGCTGCAGCGCTCAATCACACTCTCAGGAGCCCCCTGcatcatgggggaggggagaggcaacTCTTGTCAGTCAggaccccttccttcccctcttgcCCAACTGAGGAAGTTAAGGCCCAGGCATGGGAAAAGGCCATCCAAGAGGACACAAAGTGAAATAAGGACCAGATTCCATTCTTTGAAAGTTCAGAGTGAGAATCAAGGGGACCTCGCTGTGAGGAAACCCAAAAGGAATGGGGGTTGTGGCTGACCATTGGAGGGTACCCTCCCCCTACCAACTCAAGGCTGAGAAGGTCTGCTGCAGCATTTGGGGAGGTGGGGATAGAACTGGCAGCCCTCCTACAGGCACTGCAACCCTGCCAATCCAGTACTGCTGGGATCCCAATTTTGTAGGGGTCTCAGCAACAGGAGGCAGGCTGAGCCCTGCCTGGGGACCAGAAATAGAGCCATGCTGAAGGTGTGGCTCTGGGAAGGTATTCTTGGGGGTGACAGGTTCCTCAGCAGCCTTGGAGTCTCACCTTGGGGTCTTGCTCCTATTCTCATCTTGGAAATAGCCTCTAAACTCTCCATCaatgcctcctccctctcctccaaaggGCACTCCAAATGCTAAATTTTCAAAGTGGCCTGAGATTCCCAATACAGAAGGCTTTTCATTTCAAAAGGGGTTAAAATCTCCATTTCAATGTGAAATTAGGGCTGTCATTCCTACTTCAGTTGAAAAGCAGTGAGAGGCCCTGCGATGGGCAAAAGTCTAGATGAGAAACTTCCCTCCCTAGGACTCAGTTTCCAGAACATGTAGCACCAAAGATGGGCACCAACTACCTCAATACACCGTTCAGAGGTGAAAGGCTTCTGAGACCTTCCAGCTTAACCTTGCCATTCagaaggggagactgaggcccatgGAGGAGCATAGGAGACCCCAAAGTCATGTGACAAGGCAGTGCCTCTCAGTCTAGAGCTGGGACCATGGTGAGTGGCAGGCCTTGGTGTCTGGCTCTAGCTTTATCTCCACCAAGACTGGATCCTGTCCCCAGTTCCCCATGGCGGGCTGACCACCCTCATTCCAGATTCACTGCTTTGATCATTCCAGATTCACTGCTTTGACAATGGGCCTCCcacttccctctgtcccccataACTGTAGTCACTAGCTCTTCAGAGGACTGAAGATCAGATCTCCCAGGGACTCCTCATGCACAGAAGCCCCAGGCCAGTTAGGCAGGTCCCACCTTCACAAACATCTTGCTGCCCTGGGCCGCCAGGTCAGGGCTAGTAGGTATGCAGTATACGGACATGGACTTCCGGTCTCGGGAGAACTCCAAAGTAAACTCCTTCCGCATCAGCTGCTTGATGACCTATAGGGGTCAGAAGGGTCAGGATgtgaggggcagagccaggcagaGCCTAACTGCTTTCTTCCCAGCTGCCTGGAAAAGAGCCTCTTGCTCCCTGTGGGATGGTGTCTACCCCTTCTCTCATCCTGACATTTGAGCCCCCAGCTCCCTCTTCAGCCTGAGAAACGCCACAAGGTTGTCACTTCCTGACCATGCTGTGCACTTCCCAACTCTGGGTCCTTGCCCACACTCaagtcttttccttcctcttctctctagcCAAGTCTTATTAGGGTCTGAGGTCCGTCCTCCTCCCAGAGACCTCCCAAGACcttgtccttttctctttcttctctagaTGCCCAGAAGCCCAGCTACGAGGCCTGTGGCCGGAGCCCTCACTCTGCTCACCGCATTGCAGGCGCTGGCTCGCTCCACCAGCGATAGGGCCTGTAGGTTGGTGTCAAACACATTCATTTTCTCCACCAGGCAAGTCAGAGCCGTCTCCGTGGCCTCTCCCACCTTCTCATACACGCCCTTAGCCTGGTGGGGCCCAGAATACAGGGTGTGAATAGCAGGGTCTCCTCCAGGGGACCCCCAAGCCTTACCTCCCACTCACCCCCTGACCCCTGGAGCTCCCTTTACCACAGGTACCTCTAACCTCCTTTGCATCAAGCCAGTGCGGCCCTTCCCAGTCCAGCTGTCATGGGGTCTGGGTAGTGTCTGATACTGagactttccttcccttctgaCCACGCCGCCCCCCtgcccacccaggcaccagtAAACATGGATCCTTCCCGCCATCCACCTCTCTCTCCGCAGGCTCCTTCTCAGCCTCCTTCCCCAGATTCCCCACATTCCTCTTTCTAGACTCTGCTGTCCaggccctgctccttctctcGCACCTTTTCTCCCTGAGGCCTCATATaccccccacttccccacttTTCATGTGCCTGACTTCCAGTGCCCAGCCTGGCAGTGACATTTCCCTTGAACTCCGAGCCCACAAATCTAACTGCTGCCTGTTGGACTTGGTTCCTTAATGACCCTCAAGTCACCTTCCCTTCTCCCTATATTTGCCGCTCCGGTGACTGTCCCAGCCAGGACAGCAACCAGGAggtaccctctctctctttcacctaACTAGTCACCAAGTCCCATCCTAAATCTCTAACCCAagctttcttccctttccctgaagCCCTAGCTAACAACTCTCTGACCTGGAGGACCACACAGGGGCTCCTGAATCCAGTCTTGCCCTGTTCCATTCTCCACACAGAAGCTCAGGTGATCTGTTAATGCAGTTCTGACCCTATCACTTCCCTGCTCAAAACTGCTTggtggttggggcgcctgggtggctcagtgggttaaagcctctgccttcggctcaggtcatgatctcagggtcctgggatcaaggggctctctgctcagcagggagcctgcttcctcccttctctctctctgcctctctctctgcctacttgtgatctctgtctgtcaaataaataaatctaaaaaaaaaaaaaagaaagttatatttaaaaaaaaaacaaaactgcttggTGGCTGCCTACTGCCTTCAGCTTATTATGGAACATGATTTGGTCTGGTCAAGTCCTTTCTCCAGGCAGGAGTATCTTCATGCATGTTCCATTTCACTGCTCGAGTAGCAGGTAAGGGTATTCACTGCCTGCATCACATCAGGTTATGACTTGTGGGACTTTCCTGGGCTGTGTCTTCTACTTTAAACACCCTCTCTAGTCCTATTTCCCAAATCTCTTCCTCTAGACACCCTGGCACTCCAGTCCCTTACATTAGTCTTCCACAGCCCAAGAGCCCTAGGGCACAACTTCAAAGCCAGTGTGCAAAAGGAGGGGCAGTAGGGGTATTCAGGGGTGGCAGTGTTCCTGGGGTGTGGCACTCCAAAGGGGCAGGGACTGCCAATCCTGGGAGTTTTGAGACTCTGGGAGAACGGTCTGTCCTGGGCACCCGGACACTAGTGAGGTCACAGAAGAGAGCTGGGTCCCACCTCATTGTAGTCCAGCGCTGAGTCATTGCACAGGGCACAGATCGTCGCCAGCTCCACCAGCCCATCGAACTGCCCACAGCGCACGAGCCGCTCCGCCTGTCTCCTGTGGGGCTGGGTCTTGGTACAAGAGCATTTGGCCCCATCCCTGGGAGGTGCATGGCCTCTCGATCCCACCCCAGGAAGCCTTGCCCACTCACAGCTCTCTGAGCTCT from Mustela nigripes isolate SB6536 chromosome 16, MUSNIG.SB6536, whole genome shotgun sequence includes these protein-coding regions:
- the ATP2A3 gene encoding sarcoplasmic/endoplasmic reticulum calcium ATPase 3 isoform X2; the protein is MEAAHLLTAADVLRHFSVTVESGLRPEQVSDARERYGPNELPTEEGKSLWELVLEQFEDLLVRILLLAALVSFVLACFEEGEETTTAFVEPLVIMLILVANAIVGVWQERNAESAIEALKEYEPEMGKVIRSDRKGVQRVRARDIVPGDIVEVAVGDKVPADLRLIEIKSTTLRVDQSILTGESVSVTKHTDAIQDPRAVNQDKKNMLFSGTNIASGKALGVAVATGLHTELGKIRSQMVAVEPERTPLQRKLDEFGRQLSHAISVICVAVWVINIGHFADPAHGGSWLRGAVYYFKIAVALAVAAIPEGLPAVITTCLALGTRRMARKNAIVRSLPSVETLGCTSVICSDKTGTLTTNQMSVCRMFVVAEAEAGSCRLHEFTISGTTYAPEGEVRQAERLVRCGQFDGLVELATICALCNDSALDYNEAKGVYEKVGEATETALTCLVEKMNVFDTNLQALSLVERASACNAVIKQLMRKEFTLEFSRDRKSMSVYCIPTSPDLAAQGSKMFVKGAPESVIERCSSVRVGSHTVPLNATSREQILAKIRDWGSGSDTLRCLALATRDAPPRKEDMQLDDCSKFVQYETDLTFVGCVGMLDPPRPEVAACIARCHQAGIRVVMITGDNKGTAVAICRRLGIFGDTEDVVGKAYTGREFDDLSPEQQRHACRTACCFARVEPVHKSRIIENLQSFNEITAMTGDGVNDAPALKKAEIGIAMGSGTAVAKSAAEMVLSDDNFASIVAAVEEGRAIYNNMKQFIRYLISSNVGEVVCIFLTAILGLPEALIPVQLLWVNLVTDGLPATALGFNPPDLDIMEKLPRNPREALISGWLFFRYLAIGVYVGLATVAAATWWFLYDAEGPHVTFYQLRNFLKCSKDNLLFADIDCEVFESRFPTTMALSVLVTIEMCNALNSVSENQSLLRMPPWLNPWLLAAVAMSMALHFLILLVPPLPLIFQVTPLSGRQWVVVLQISLPVILLDEALKYLSRNHMDEKDQK
- the ATP2A3 gene encoding sarcoplasmic/endoplasmic reticulum calcium ATPase 3 isoform X1, whose protein sequence is MEAAHLLTAADVLRHFSVTVESGLRPEQVSDARERYGPNELPTEEGKSLWELVLEQFEDLLVRILLLAALVSFVLACFEEGEETTTAFVEPLVIMLILVANAIVGVWQERNAESAIEALKEYEPEMGKVIRSDRKGVQRVRARDIVPGDIVEVAVGDKVPADLRLIEIKSTTLRVDQSILTGESVSVTKHTDAIQDPRAVNQDKKNMLFSGTNIASGKALGVAVATGLHTELGKIRSQMVAVEPERTPLQRKLDEFGRQLSHAISVICVAVWVINIGHFADPAHGGSWLRGAVYYFKIAVALAVAAIPEGLPAVITTCLALGTRRMARKNAIVRSLPSVETLGCTSVICSDKTGTLTTNQMSVCRMFVVAEAEAGSCRLHEFTISGTTYAPEGEVRQAERLVRCGQFDGLVELATICALCNDSALDYNEAKGVYEKVGEATETALTCLVEKMNVFDTNLQALSLVERASACNAVIKQLMRKEFTLEFSRDRKSMSVYCIPTSPDLAAQGSKMFVKGAPESVIERCSSVRVGSHTVPLNATSREQILAKIRDWGSGSDTLRCLALATRDAPPRKEDMQLDDCSKFVQYETDLTFVGCVGMLDPPRPEVAACIARCHQAGIRVVMITGDNKGTAVAICRRLGIFGDTEDVVGKAYTGREFDDLSPEQQRHACRTACCFARVEPVHKSRIIENLQSFNEITAMTGDGVNDAPALKKAEIGIAMGSGTAVAKSAAEMVLSDDNFASIVAAVEEGRAIYNNMKQFIRYLISSNVGEVVCIFLTAILGLPEALIPVQLLWVNLVTDGLPATALGFNPPDLDIMEKLPRNPREALISGWLFFRYLAIGVYVGLATVAAATWWFLYDAEGPHVTFYQLRNFLKCSKDNLLFADIDCEVFESRFPTTMALSVLVTIEMCNALNSVSENQSLLRMPPWLNPWLLAAVAMSMALHFLILLVPPLPLIFQVTPLSGRQWVVVLQISLPVILLDEALKYLSRNHMDEEKDQK